The Chitinophagaceae bacterium genome includes a window with the following:
- a CDS encoding DUF418 domain-containing protein — ILQVVWSHYWLKHYRFGPLEWLWRSMTYRKWQPMKRA; from the coding sequence CATTCTCCAGGTAGTTTGGAGCCACTATTGGCTGAAGCATTATCGCTTCGGCCCGCTTGAATGGCTATGGCGCTCCATGACGTATAGAAAGTGGCAGCCTATGAAAAGGGCCTGA